In Streptomyces sclerotialus, one genomic interval encodes:
- the pknB gene encoding Stk1 family PASTA domain-containing Ser/Thr kinase — MEEPRRLGGRYELGSVLGRGGMAEVYLAHDTRLGRTVAVKTLRVDLARDPSFQARFRREAQSAASLNHPSIVAVYDTGEDYVDGVSIPYIVMEYVDGSTLRELLHSGRKLLPERSLEMTIGVLQALEYSHRAGIVHRDIKPANVMLTRTGQVKVMDFGIARAMGDAGMTMTQTAAVIGTAQYLSPEQAKGETVDARSDLYSTGCLLYELLTVRPPFVGDSPVAVAYQHVREEPQPPSAFDPEITPEMDAIVLKALVKDPDYRYQSADEMRADIEAALDGQPVAATAALGAVGYDQDQPTATLRPQDPAGATSMLPPTNPDDGGYGYDERPDRRRGGQKKNRTSTILLILAAILVLIGAIFIGKAMFSGGKTEGTFPAPSLVGKTLDEAQQAGRNGDFKVVKGGSKTCDNAKRGQVTKQHPAAGTDIGKDDTVTVTMCTGPAKISVPDVLGYTFDKAKSILENKGFTDIQQTTEQSDQTPGKVIRQNPDSQTEAAKDKTITLTVAAAKPKTSVPDVTNKPFDQAEKQLTDLGFKVARTDQESDQPADTVLSQDPAGGSQAENGSTITLTVAKAAEKLQVPDLANQKLKDAKKTLTDMGLAVGNITGPQDDDATVVVSDPIAGTEVAKGTSVNVTTMPGNGNDGGDDGGGWFGGMDGWGRNKN, encoded by the coding sequence ATGGAAGAGCCGCGTCGCCTCGGCGGCCGGTACGAGCTGGGCTCGGTGCTCGGCCGCGGTGGCATGGCCGAGGTCTACCTCGCCCATGACACCCGCCTGGGGCGCACCGTCGCCGTGAAGACGCTGCGGGTGGATCTCGCCCGCGATCCGTCGTTCCAAGCCCGGTTCCGCCGTGAGGCCCAGTCGGCCGCCTCGCTGAACCATCCGTCCATCGTCGCGGTCTACGACACCGGCGAGGACTACGTCGACGGCGTCTCGATCCCGTACATCGTGATGGAGTACGTCGACGGCTCCACGCTGCGTGAGCTGCTGCACTCCGGCCGCAAGCTGCTGCCCGAGCGCTCCCTGGAGATGACCATCGGTGTGCTCCAGGCGCTGGAGTACTCCCACCGGGCCGGCATCGTCCACCGCGACATCAAGCCCGCGAACGTCATGCTGACCCGCACCGGCCAGGTGAAGGTCATGGACTTCGGCATCGCCCGTGCGATGGGTGACGCCGGCATGACGATGACGCAGACCGCCGCGGTGATCGGCACGGCCCAGTACCTCTCCCCTGAGCAGGCCAAGGGCGAGACCGTCGACGCCCGCTCCGACCTGTACTCCACCGGCTGCCTGCTGTACGAGCTGCTGACCGTGCGGCCGCCGTTCGTCGGTGACTCGCCGGTCGCGGTCGCGTACCAGCACGTGCGGGAGGAGCCGCAGCCGCCGAGCGCATTCGATCCGGAGATCACTCCGGAGATGGACGCGATCGTCCTGAAGGCCCTGGTCAAGGACCCGGACTACCGCTACCAGTCGGCGGACGAGATGCGCGCCGACATCGAGGCGGCGCTGGACGGGCAGCCGGTCGCGGCCACCGCGGCGCTCGGTGCCGTCGGCTACGACCAGGACCAGCCCACCGCGACGCTGCGGCCCCAGGACCCGGCGGGCGCCACCTCCATGCTGCCGCCGACCAACCCCGACGACGGCGGTTACGGCTACGACGAGCGCCCCGACCGGCGCCGCGGCGGCCAGAAGAAGAACCGCACCTCCACGATCCTGCTGATCCTGGCGGCGATCCTGGTACTCATCGGTGCGATCTTCATCGGCAAGGCGATGTTCAGCGGCGGCAAGACCGAGGGCACCTTCCCGGCTCCCAGCCTGGTCGGCAAGACCCTCGACGAGGCGCAGCAGGCCGGCCGCAACGGCGACTTCAAGGTCGTCAAGGGCGGCAGCAAGACCTGCGACAACGCCAAGAGGGGCCAGGTCACCAAGCAGCACCCGGCGGCCGGGACGGACATCGGGAAGGACGACACGGTCACGGTCACGATGTGCACCGGCCCGGCCAAGATCAGCGTGCCGGACGTGCTGGGCTACACCTTCGACAAGGCCAAGTCGATCCTGGAGAACAAGGGCTTCACGGACATCCAGCAGACGACGGAGCAGTCCGACCAGACGCCGGGCAAGGTCATCAGGCAGAACCCGGACAGCCAGACCGAGGCGGCCAAGGACAAGACGATCACCCTGACCGTCGCGGCCGCCAAGCCGAAGACCTCGGTGCCCGACGTCACCAACAAGCCCTTCGACCAGGCGGAGAAGCAGCTGACCGACCTGGGCTTCAAGGTGGCGCGTACCGACCAGGAGTCCGACCAGCCGGCCGACACCGTGCTGTCGCAGGACCCGGCCGGCGGCAGCCAGGCCGAGAACGGCTCCACGATCACCCTGACCGTCGCCAAGGCGGCGGAGAAGCTCCAGGTCCCGGACCTGGCCAACCAGAAGCTCAAGGACGCCAAGAAGACCCTCACCGACATGGGTCTCGCGGTCGGCAACATCACCGGCCCGCAGGACGACGACGCCACCGTCGTGGTCTCCGACCCGATCGCCGGCACGGAGGTCGCCAAGGGCACCTCCGTGAACGTCACGACGATGCCCGGCAACGGGAACGACGGCGGGGACGACGGCGGCGGCTGGTTCGGCGGCATGGACGGCTGGGGCCGCAACAAGAACTGA